The DNA segment CTGGATGTCCGCGGCGCTGAACTGTTCGCCCGCGAACCACGCCGCCTTGCCAAGTTCGCTTTCCATGTAACCCAAATGGAGCTTCACTTGCGGCCCGACGAAGGTCTTCAGCGCCTTGTCGGCGATGCCGCGCGCGATCGGTCGGGCGAAGAAAGGCATCGGCGCTTTCTTCAACCGCGAGAACACCAGGCTCAGCAGCATCGGCGGCATCGCCGAACCCTCGGCGTAATGCAGCCAATAGCGATAGCGCAGATGCTCCGCCGTGCTGGGCGACGGCGCGTAGCGCCGTGCGGCATCGTAGCGCTCCACCAGGTACTCCAGCACCGCACCGGATTCGGCCAGCACGTGCTCGCCATCGACCACCACCGGCGATTTGCCCAGGGGATGCACCTTCTTCAGTTCCGGCGGCGCCAGCATCGTCTGCGGGTCGCGCTGGTAGCGCACCACCGTGTAGTCCAACCCAAGTTCCTCCAGCAGCCAGAGCACCCGCTGGGACCGGGAATTGTTGAGATGGTGGACCGTGATCATGCCGGCACTCCGCGGGGATGCCGCATCCTACCGCGCGCCGACCCTCAGGAACTGCACGACAGCATCGAACACCCCGCGCGATCGCGGGCCCAGTCCGGCCGGCGCTGCGCGAAACGTTCGCGACCGGGTTGGTCATCGTAGGGCCGGCGCATGACCTCGAGCAATTCGTGCACGCCGGACAGATCGCCGGTCTCCGCCGCATCGATTGCCTGCTGCGCCAGGTAATTGCGCAACACGTAGCGGGGATTGGCCAGACGCATCCGCTCGCGGCGCATCGCAGGATCCTGCGGATCGTCTTCGATCCGTCGCGCGTGCAAGGCGAGCCAGTCGCGCAACGCGGGCGCCACCGCCTCGCGTTTCGACGCATCGTAGAAGGCAGCATCGAACGCCGACAGCGACACGTCGCCCGGATCCGCATCCATCAGCGCACGGAAGAACAGCGTCATGTCGATCTCGCCTTGCTGCAGCAGGAGCTGCAACGCCTGCATGTGCTCGGTATCGCCATCGCGATGCGCCGCCAGGCCGAGCTTGCGCGCGGTGGTGTCGCGCTCCTCGCGCGCGTAGCCATCGGCGAACCGTTGCAGTCCATCCTGCAGGGCATCGACGCCATCGAACAATGGCGACAGCGCGTGGGCCAGGCGGGTCAGGTTCCACCCCGCCACGCGCGGCTGCCAGCCGAAGCGATAGCGACGGCCCTGCGCATCGGTGGTGTTCGGCGTCCAGTCCGGGTCGTAGTCGTCGATCCACCCATACGGCCCATAGTCGATCGTCAGGCCCAGCACCGACATGTTGTCGGTGTTCATCACGCCATGGACGAAGCCTACCCGCATCCAGTGCGCCACCATCACCGCTGTGCGTTCGCAGACCTCGGCGAACCACGCACCGTAGAGCGCTTCGCCCTCGCCCTCCAGGTGCGGGAAGTCGCGCCGGATGGTGAAATCCACCAGCATGCGCAGCACCTCGGTTTCGCCCCGCGACATGGGCAACTGGTAGTGACCGAAACGCAGGAAGGAAGGCGCCACCCGGCACACCACCGCACCAGGCTCGGCCACGGGGTGACCGTCGTAGAACATGTCGCGCACGACCTGTTCGCCGGTTCCCACCAGGCTGAGCGCGCGCGTCGTCGGCACGCCCAGGTGATGCATGGCCTCGCTGCAAAGGAACTCGCGGATGGACGAGCGCAGCACCGCGCGCCCGTCGGCGGTACGCGAATACGGCGTCGGCCCGGCGCCCTTGAGCTGCAGTTCCCAGCGCTGGCCATGGGCATTTACCACTTCGCCCAGCGTGATGGCACGTCCATCGCCCAGTTGCCCGGCCCACTGGCCGAACTGGTGGCCACCGTAGTTGCCCGCGTAAGGCTGCATGCCCGGCAGCAGCGCGTTGCCGCCGAAGACCCGGGCGAAGTCGGGCGATGCCACATCCGCTTCAGCGATACCCACGAGCGCGGCCACCTCGGGTGAATGCGCCAGCAGCACGGGCCCGGCGACCGGGGTGGGCGCTACCGCCGACCACAGCGCAGCGCGCACCTCGCGGCGATGCGGGGACTGCTCGGGATCGCCCGGCAGTTCGTCGACGTAGCGGTTGTCGAAGTGAAGCGCGTGCATCGCGCTCACGCGGCGTCGGCCGCGTCGTCCACCAGCGGCGTGAGGTCCGGATGCAGCGCGACGCGTTCGTCGAAGACGAAACAGGTGCCGTCGTAGCCGAAGCCGCCCACCTGCTCGAAATAGCCGAGGATGCCGTCATCCAGCTGCAGCACGTTGTCCATGCCATCGGCCTGCATCCACAACGCGGCCTTCTCGCAGCGGATACCGCCCGTGCAAAAACTCACCACCGTGGCGTCCTTCAACGCATCGCGATGAGGCTCCAGCGCAGCCGGCAAGTCGGTGAACTTGTCGATCGGCAAGCTCAGCGCGCCGGTGAAGGTGCCGTAGGCCACTTCCTGCGCATTGCGCGTATCCAGCATCACCACGCGACGTCCGGCGTCGTCATGGCCCTGCGCCAACCAGCGGGCCAGGGTGCGGGGTTCTACCGTGGGTGCACGCGCGTCTTCCGGCGTGGTGCCGGGACGGCGGAAGCTGATGATCTCCGGCTTCACCTTGACCTTGAGCCGCGCGAACGGCACCTGCGAACTGGTGCTGTATTTGATCCGCAAACCGGCGAAGCGCGGGTCTGCACGCAACGGCGCGAGGAACGCTTCGATGGCGTCGGCGGAGCCGGCAAGGAACAAGTTCACGCCCTCGCCCGCCACCAGCACCGAGCCTCGCAGCACCAGCGCTTCGGCGCGTTCGCGGATCTCGGCCGCGAAGGCCTCGGGGGCGTCGATGGGCGTGAAGTGGTAGGCGGCGATGTTGGTGACCATGCGGTGATTTTACCGTCCGTCGGCAGCCAGCCCCATCATTCAACCAAATGGTTGACAGTCCATGGGCAGCAACCAATACTCAACCACATGGTTGAACATGAATCCCCCCGGCTCGATGCCGTCTTCCACGCCCTCGCCGACGGCACCCGCCGGCGCATGCTGCGCAGCCTCGGTGGGCAGCCGCGCAGCGTGGGCGAACTGGCGGCTCCCTTCCATATCTCGCTCGCGGCGGCCTCCAAACACATCAAGGTGCTTGAGCGCGCCGGGCTGGTGACGCGACAGATCCGGGGGCGCACCCATCTTTGCCACCTGCAGCCCCAGGCGCTCGCTGAAGGCCAGGCGTGGCTGCGCCACTACGAGCAATTCTGGGGTGATCGCCTCGACGCACTCGACGCCGTCCTGCAGGCGGAGGCCGACGTGGCGACCCCCTCCACGAACCGGCGCAGGCAACAACCGTGAGCGCACCTCCTCCCCCCGACACGATCGACATCACCGTTCAGCGTCGCTTCTCCGCGCCAGCGGAGCGCGTGTTCGATGCCTGGCTTACGCCACGCCTGCTGGGCCAATGGATGTTCGGACCCGGCGTACGCGACGAGAAGGTGCTGCGACTGGATGTCGATCCGCGTGTCGGCGGTCGTTTCTCGATGCTGGTCGAACGTGATGGCACGCGCATCGATCATGTCGGCGAATATCTCGTGATCGATCGCCCGCATCGGCTGTCTTTCACCTGGGGCATCGCAGGCCAGTCGGACCAGGACGGCAGCCGCGTGGACATCGTCATCTCGCCTGTTCCAACCGGGTGCGTGCTCCACCTTGCCCACACGCTGCCGCGCGCCTGGGCCGACTACGCCCGCCGCACGCAACAAGGCTGGGCCCACATGCTCGAGGCGTTGCACGCGCTGTTCTGATCTCGTCGCAATACCCCTTACGACATCGGAGTTCACATGAACGACATCAATGCCCGTTTCGGCACGCTGGTTGCACCCAACACCTTGCGCTTGCAGCGTTCGCTACCCGGACCCATCGAACGCGTCTGGCACTACCTCACCGACAGCGAAGCGCGCGGACGCTGGCTGGCAAGTGGCCCGATGGACCTGCGCGTCGGCGGCGACGTAGCCCTGGTCTTCCGCCACGACGACCTCTCCGACGTGCAGGTGCCCACGCCCGAGCGCTACCGCACAGAGGACGGCTGCCATCGTCAGTCCGGACGCATCACCGCATGCGAACCGCCGCGGCTGCTGGCGCACACCTGGGGCGAAGCGGATGGCACCTCGTCGGAAGTGCGCTTCGACCTGGAGCCGCAAGGCGAGCGTGTGCTGTTGACCATCACGCACAGCCGCCTGCCCGATCGCGATGCGCTGCTCAGCGTCTCCGCAGGCTGGCATGCGCACATCGGCATCCTGATCGATCACCTGGAAGGCCGCGCGCCCGCCAATTTCTGGACCTCGCACGAGGCACTGGAAGCCGACTACGCGCAGCGCCTGCCGCGCGATGCCGCGACCTGAGACTCAGAGCAGCAGCCAGGGCAAGGCCAACGTCACCGCGACGATGAACAGCATCGCCGCGAGAATGCCGGCCACGTAGAGCGGGCGTTCGCGCAGTAGTCCGCCGAAGGTGTCCGCGCGCCCTTCGCGCTCGGCGGCGGCGCGTTCGGACCGTGCGTGGTCGCGCCGTTGCGCCTGGTAGCCGGCCATCAGGACTTTCGCACGCGCCAACTGGTCGGCGTCCTCGATCCACAAACCGCCCGCGGAAATGCCCCACGGGCTCGCCTGCGTTTCGTAGAAGTCGATCGCGTTCGACCGCAGCAGGTCGCGCACCTCATCGGCTTCATCGGCCGGCACGTTGCGCAGGTTGAGGAAGAGTTTCGCCATAGCGACAGTGTAGCCGGTCAGCTTCCGGCGCATCCGCGTGGGTTACCCTGCACGCCCCCGTATTCCAGGATGATCGATGCGCTCCCTGTTGCTCGCTGTTTCGCTGACCCTCGTTGCTGCCTGCGCTCCGTCAGGCCCGCCGCCCGGTGGCAGCGTCGCCGAACTCCAGCGTCTGGACAGCCAGGCGGGCACCGGTACCGTCGCGACCAGCGGCAGCGATGTCACGGTGCACTACACCGGCTGGCTGTACGACGAGAACGCGCCGGACAAGCACGGGATGAAGTTCGACAGCTCGGTGGATCGCGGCGAACCTTTCACCTTCCTGCTTGGTGCGGGCCAGGTGATCCGCGGATGGGATGAAGGCGTCGCCGGCATGAAGGTGGGCGGCAAGCGCACCCTGCTGATCCCGTCGGACCTCGGTTACGGCACCAGTGGCGCGGGCGGCGTGATTCCGCCCGGCGCCTCGTTGGTGTTCGACGTCGAACTGCTCGACGTCAAACCGCACGATTGATCCCTCACTCCTTGCCTTCCGCGACCGGCGCCAGCCGCAGGTCGTGGAAATCGAAGCTGAAATCCGTCAGCGGCGAGATCGCTTCCATCCGCGCTTCGCGGATGCCGCCATCGGGCTTCAGCGAGAAGGTCAGGAAGGCATCGGCGTTGAGCCAACGCTCGCGCCAGCGCACCACGAAGGTGTCGTGCTGCCAGGGCTGGAGGTCACCGACCAGCTCTGGCGTGCGGCTGAAGC comes from the Pseudoxanthomonas sp. YR558 genome and includes:
- a CDS encoding glutathione S-transferase, whose amino-acid sequence is MITVHHLNNSRSQRVLWLLEELGLDYTVVRYQRDPQTMLAPPELKKVHPLGKSPVVVDGEHVLAESGAVLEYLVERYDAARRYAPSPSTAEHLRYRYWLHYAEGSAMPPMLLSLVFSRLKKAPMPFFARPIARGIADKALKTFVGPQVKLHLGYMESELGKAAWFAGEQFSAADIQMSFPVEAAAVRAGLEAYPNLAAFLQRIHARPAYQRALEQGGPFDLLG
- a CDS encoding YdiU family protein: MHALHFDNRYVDELPGDPEQSPHRREVRAALWSAVAPTPVAGPVLLAHSPEVAALVGIAEADVASPDFARVFGGNALLPGMQPYAGNYGGHQFGQWAGQLGDGRAITLGEVVNAHGQRWELQLKGAGPTPYSRTADGRAVLRSSIREFLCSEAMHHLGVPTTRALSLVGTGEQVVRDMFYDGHPVAEPGAVVCRVAPSFLRFGHYQLPMSRGETEVLRMLVDFTIRRDFPHLEGEGEALYGAWFAEVCERTAVMVAHWMRVGFVHGVMNTDNMSVLGLTIDYGPYGWIDDYDPDWTPNTTDAQGRRYRFGWQPRVAGWNLTRLAHALSPLFDGVDALQDGLQRFADGYAREERDTTARKLGLAAHRDGDTEHMQALQLLLQQGEIDMTLFFRALMDADPGDVSLSAFDAAFYDASKREAVAPALRDWLALHARRIEDDPQDPAMRRERMRLANPRYVLRNYLAQQAIDAAETGDLSGVHELLEVMRRPYDDQPGRERFAQRRPDWARDRAGCSMLSCSS
- a CDS encoding sulfurtransferase, with translation MVTNIAAYHFTPIDAPEAFAAEIRERAEALVLRGSVLVAGEGVNLFLAGSADAIEAFLAPLRADPRFAGLRIKYSTSSQVPFARLKVKVKPEIISFRRPGTTPEDARAPTVEPRTLARWLAQGHDDAGRRVVMLDTRNAQEVAYGTFTGALSLPIDKFTDLPAALEPHRDALKDATVVSFCTGGIRCEKAALWMQADGMDNVLQLDDGILGYFEQVGGFGYDGTCFVFDERVALHPDLTPLVDDAADAA
- a CDS encoding metalloregulator ArsR/SmtB family transcription factor, with translation MVEHESPRLDAVFHALADGTRRRMLRSLGGQPRSVGELAAPFHISLAAASKHIKVLERAGLVTRQIRGRTHLCHLQPQALAEGQAWLRHYEQFWGDRLDALDAVLQAEADVATPSTNRRRQQP
- a CDS encoding SRPBCC family protein; its protein translation is MSAPPPPDTIDITVQRRFSAPAERVFDAWLTPRLLGQWMFGPGVRDEKVLRLDVDPRVGGRFSMLVERDGTRIDHVGEYLVIDRPHRLSFTWGIAGQSDQDGSRVDIVISPVPTGCVLHLAHTLPRAWADYARRTQQGWAHMLEALHALF
- a CDS encoding SRPBCC family protein, with protein sequence MNDINARFGTLVAPNTLRLQRSLPGPIERVWHYLTDSEARGRWLASGPMDLRVGGDVALVFRHDDLSDVQVPTPERYRTEDGCHRQSGRITACEPPRLLAHTWGEADGTSSEVRFDLEPQGERVLLTITHSRLPDRDALLSVSAGWHAHIGILIDHLEGRAPANFWTSHEALEADYAQRLPRDAAT
- a CDS encoding DUF6164 family protein — protein: MAKLFLNLRNVPADEADEVRDLLRSNAIDFYETQASPWGISAGGLWIEDADQLARAKVLMAGYQAQRRDHARSERAAAEREGRADTFGGLLRERPLYVAGILAAMLFIVAVTLALPWLLL
- a CDS encoding FKBP-type peptidyl-prolyl cis-trans isomerase; protein product: MRSLLLAVSLTLVAACAPSGPPPGGSVAELQRLDSQAGTGTVATSGSDVTVHYTGWLYDENAPDKHGMKFDSSVDRGEPFTFLLGAGQVIRGWDEGVAGMKVGGKRTLLIPSDLGYGTSGAGGVIPPGASLVFDVELLDVKPHD